The Tripterygium wilfordii isolate XIE 37 chromosome 5, ASM1340144v1, whole genome shotgun sequence genome window below encodes:
- the LOC119998250 gene encoding armadillo repeat-containing protein 7 isoform X2, producing MFTNKQRQEERIGKYGTPRFQYLQELVGHFQNATDEETKEKLAANLANFAYDPYNYTFLRQLNVLELFLDCMTEPNEKLVEFGAGGICNSSVDPVNAAIIVHCSGIPLVINCLSSPVKNTVNYALGALYYLCNASTKEEILKPEVVDVIKRYAAAEAVSFSNLAQAFLDKHL from the exons ATGTTTACCAACAAGCAGAGACAAGAAGAAAGAATTGGGAAATATGGAACCCCAAGGTTTCAATACCTCCAG GAACTAGTGGGTCACTTTCAGAATGCCACTGATGAAG aaacaaaagagaaacttGCTGCAAATTTAGCAAACTTTGCCTATGATCCTTACAACTATACCTTCTTACGCCAG CTCAATGTATTAGAACTCTTCCTGGACTGCATGACGGAACCAAATGAGAAGCTTGTGGAATTTGGAGCAGGAGGGATCTGTAACTCTTCTGTTG ATCCAGTAAATGCAGCAATTATCGTTCACTGTAGCGGTATCCCTCTTGTCATAAATTGTCTATCAAGCCCAGTTAAAAACACT GTAAATTATGCTCTTGGGGCTCTCTATTATCTCTGCAATGCATCTACCAAGGAAGAGATTTTAAAGCCTGAAGTGGTTGATGTAATCAAGAGATATGCTGCAGCTGAAGCTGTAAGTTTCAGTAACCTAGCCCAGGCATTCTTGGACAAACATCTTTGA
- the LOC119998250 gene encoding armadillo repeat-containing protein 7 isoform X1, with protein MFTNKQRQEERIGKYGTPRFQYLQELVGHFQNATDEETKEKLAANLANFAYDPYNYTFLRQLNVLELFLDCMTEPNEKLVEFGAGGICNSSVDPVNAAIIVHCSGIPLVINCLSSPVKNTFFQVNYALGALYYLCNASTKEEILKPEVVDVIKRYAAAEAVSFSNLAQAFLDKHL; from the exons ATGTTTACCAACAAGCAGAGACAAGAAGAAAGAATTGGGAAATATGGAACCCCAAGGTTTCAATACCTCCAG GAACTAGTGGGTCACTTTCAGAATGCCACTGATGAAG aaacaaaagagaaacttGCTGCAAATTTAGCAAACTTTGCCTATGATCCTTACAACTATACCTTCTTACGCCAG CTCAATGTATTAGAACTCTTCCTGGACTGCATGACGGAACCAAATGAGAAGCTTGTGGAATTTGGAGCAGGAGGGATCTGTAACTCTTCTGTTG ATCCAGTAAATGCAGCAATTATCGTTCACTGTAGCGGTATCCCTCTTGTCATAAATTGTCTATCAAGCCCAGTTAAAAACACT TTTTTTCAGGTAAATTATGCTCTTGGGGCTCTCTATTATCTCTGCAATGCATCTACCAAGGAAGAGATTTTAAAGCCTGAAGTGGTTGATGTAATCAAGAGATATGCTGCAGCTGAAGCTGTAAGTTTCAGTAACCTAGCCCAGGCATTCTTGGACAAACATCTTTGA
- the LOC119998646 gene encoding uncharacterized protein LOC119998646, which translates to MEEVSILVRYCGSWEKVGLSYAYKGGKSKGMIIPNDISYNQLLDMVYELTNIDRRTHNIQLKYIFNVHGPTEPVEIEGDRDVHFFVRCNSDKNIPGTSLCISNTDREVYDDDTEENFSSEGNAGFAGSNSIGASQSCGNMISPVVHDDSYAVLKVGEIFPDKKSLFKKLCMHALHLHFEFKVAKSTKTLFVVRCKVSECKWWLRATRVDDTCFFVIKVYRDEHLSSSCFEFHEARQATGWVVGECIKSKYEGVSCIYRPNDIVKDFQRVHGVSITYGKAWRARESALHSLHGTPEQSFAELPSFFAQLESNNPGTVTHIELDSINRFKYCFMAIGPSLRGFRTCIRPVICVDGTHLKGKYLGTLFVATCLDGNNQVYPLAFGVGDSENDDAWTWFFEKLNGAIGSMDSLVFISDRNASIEKSIRRVFPEAIHGACMYHLGQNLKSKKFSDSVIPLFYKAAKSYNKVEFHHIMNQILRFDAGNVFKYLSEAGFEKWSRAYFPGQRRSIALEMKGELTDYYDKVAEERRNRARVMTVEPISINTFLVKDGDDGGQVDLASKTCSCRVFDIDHIPCIHAFAACRVRKLPIISLCSQYYRTDMLLLAYAEPINPVLNTDANVLTEELRVVLPPETRRKSGRPKKRRIPSSGEQIQKRKCSRCKQDGHNRQTCSEPICLHPSTSAQ; encoded by the exons ATGGAAGAGGTTAGCATATTGGTTCGTTATTGTGGGTCTTGGGAAAAGGTTGGTCTCAGTTATGCATATAAGGGTGGGAAGAGTAAGGGCATGATCATTCCAAATGACATTTCCTACAACCAATTATTGGATATGGTGTACGAATTGACGAATATCGATCGTCGGACACATAACATCCAATTGAAGTATATTTTCAATGTCCATGGTCCAACTGAACCTGTTGAGATTGAAGGTGACAgggatgttcatttttttgtacGATGCAACAGCGACAAGAACATACCTGGGACATCTCTATGCATTTCAAACACTGATAGAGAGgtatatgatgatgatactgAG gaaaatttttcttctgaggGTAATGCTGGATTTGCCGGTTCTAATTCAATTGGTGCGTCACAAAGCTGTGGTAATATGATCTCACCTGTTGTACATGATGATTCATATGCTGTTTTGAAAGTCGGAGAAATATTTCCAGACAAGAAGAGCTTGTTTAAAAAGTTATGCATGCATGCGCTGCATTTGCACTTCGAATTCAAAGTGGCAAAATCGACAaaaactctttttgttgttcgATGCAAAGTAAGTGAATGCAAGTGGTGGCTTCGAGCAACGAGAGTTGATGACACTTGTTTTTTCGTCATAAAGGTATATCGTGACGaacatttgtcttcttcttgttttgaatttcatgaAGCTCGTCAAGCAACAGGTTGGGTTGTGGGGGAATGCATTAAGTCTAAATATGAGGGGGTTAGTTGCATTTATAGACCAAATGACATTGTCAAGGATTTTCAGAGAGTGCATGGAGTTTCAATCACTTATGGGAAAGCTTGGAGGGCTAGAGAAAGTGCCCTACATTCATTACATGGTACGCCAGAACAATCTTTTGCTGaacttccctctttttttgcaCAATTGGAATCAAACAATCCAGGAACGGTTACACATATTGAGTTGGATTCTATCAATCGATTCAAATACTGTTTCATGGCCATTGGACCATCATTAAGAGGTTTTCGTACTTGTATAAGACCTGTAATTTGTGTTGATGGAACTCATTTGAAAGGTAAGTATCTTGGAACATTATTCGTTGCCACATGTTTGGATGGAAACAACCAGGTTTATCCTTTGGCTTTTGGAGTAGGGGATTCAGAAAATGATGATGCGTGGACATggttctttgaaaaattgaatggaGCTATTGGAAGCAtggattcacttgtttttatatCGGATAGGAATGCAAGTATTGAAAAAAGTATCCGGAGAGTTTTTCCAGAGGCCATACATGGTGCTTGTATGTATCACCTTGGTCAGAATTTGAAGTCCAAAAAGTTTAGTGATTCTGTCATCCCTCTATTCTACAAGGCAGCAAAGTCATACAATAAGGTGGAGTTTCACCATATCATGAATCAAATACTCAGATTCGATGCAGGTAATGTTTTCAAGTATTTAAGTGAAGCTGGTTTTGAGAAATGGTCTAGGGCTTATTTTCCTGGACAACG acgatcaataGCTCTTGAAATGAAAGGTGAACTGACTGACTATTACGATAAAGttgcagaagaaagaaggaatag GGCTAGGGTCATGACTGTGGAGCCTATTAGTATAAATACTTTTCTTGTtaaagatggtgatgatggaggACAAGTGGATTTGGCCAGCAAGACTTGCTCCTGCAGAGTTTTTGATATTGACCATATACCCTGCATCCACGCCTTTGCAGCATGTAGAGTTAGAAAATTaccaataatttcattgtgttCGCAATATTATCGTACTGATATGCTGCTGCTGGCATACGCAGAACCAATCAACCCTGTCTTGAACACAGACGCTAATGTTCTAACTGAGGAATTGAGGGTTGTCTTACCTCCAGAAACCAGGAGAAAAAGTGGACGACCAAAGAAACGTCGAATTCCATCATCCGGTGagcaaatacaaaaaagaaaatgcagtcGTTGCAAACAAGATGGTCACAACCGTCAAACTTGTAGCGAGCCCATTTGTTTACACCCTAGCACGTCAGCACAATGA
- the LOC119998647 gene encoding uncharacterized protein LOC119998647 — MAYKIPINERFGAKVLSFSKLHETISDIRSKLSEDQLTLFRGTCFGTFLQLKNIKWAPQIVHQLLLRQVQSKEDEKKGKLVFLIGGRETSFSIREFNLITGLRCHSLPDISLYLKEMEKSGEPRVGLQNKYFNGSYHISCQELRMTFMQCQDPEDVYKLALVYFVEYVLLGRDVKLLIDVDFLNLVDYVDEFNKYPWGTLSYKKTIQSLTNCLVGRSDKFKAKQNDFEWYNLLGFPWAFQLWVYEVIPSIAASFADCVDLNLLPRMLKWSSTKVTVFEMVNTHSESEQDYTFNCEGNVGVLLKKAKKAKQPIQHPGADSDVSSVKKSDDTFEMGLLVSSLIRGLVKDTLAALENKLDEKINDISVGIKRKIVKMRAIKKGKHVKKNTLRRSSRLMPKAAKEISELQELEKKKKVGLEELISRRKKASMKKKPSLNDDKDEVEAEQVEIGHLEKGDITFIEGDENLATESKEVFDKVISDIIEKVDQLPTETTDDDDDADRFYVAPHVDEIVDDDDRHLDNPSVAIEKGHSVDIKVDDKVDNYQFEVDNSELKVDNLTFMVDHTVATTSDKVDTNEFMVGISEVKVDQPDELVDASVEEMVDGSSSIANEEDDTDANKLRLLAKLATEGQQYQSKRLKKRGSYQVSPYTDPSKKKRKILPEFNPISEFPNEWEVEMNEFFKNPINHDKTIDLKTIDAKKDWFDTIIDQSKWLLDTHLDVAFEFIRKRMSENTDIFRQKCAIMDTPFHTYLNIRYKLHEENNEPSHWDRDDLLLHFVDGSKENMVSWSNLDRVYFPINITADHWAAGVIDLQEKRIICYDSLIKHTRQETFSNEMKSIATLIPKMLKRANVIDDESPWTIERQPEVPQQQNGSDCGMFCIKFIEILSADKDVTILKPENMGFIRKKFAVETWKMGTMRM, encoded by the exons ATGGCATACAAGATTCCCATCAACGAGAGATTTGGTGCCaaggttctttctttttcaaagttaCATGAAACAATAAGCGATATTAGGAGTAAGCTGAGCGAAGATCAGCTGACTTTGTTTAGGGGAACCTGTTTTGGTACTTTCTTACAactgaaaaacattaaatgggcTCCACAGATTGTACACCAACTCCTCCTTCGGCAAGTACAATCaaaagaggatgaaaagaaagggaagttgGTGTTTTTGATTGGTGGAAGAGAAACTAGTTTTTCAATAAGGGAATTTAACCTCATAACTGGATTGAGGTGTCATTCCCTACCAGACATCTCATTATatttgaaagagatggagaagtcTGGTGAACCTAGGGTGGGCTTGCAGAATAAGTATTTCAATGGAAGCTATCATATTTCATGCCAAGAGTTACGAATGACTTTTATGCAGTGCCAAGATCCAGAAGATGTATATAAGTTGGCACTTGTATATTTTGTTGAGTATGTACTCTTAGGTAGAGATGTGAAGctgttgattgatgttgatttctTGAATCTGGTTGATTATGTTGATGAGTTCAACAAGTACCCATGGGGGACTTTGTCCTACAAGAAGACAATACAGTCCCTAACTAATTGTCTTGTTGGAAGGTCCGACAAATTTAAGGCCAAGCagaatgattttgaatggtACAATCTATTGGGCTTTCCTTGGGCTTTCCAACTATGGGTATACGAGGTTATTCCAAGTATTGCAGCAAGTTTTGCAGACTGTGTTGATCTGAATTTGTTGCCTAGAATGTTGAAATGGTCATCAACTAAG GTTACAGTCTTTGAAATGGTTAACACACACTCAGAAAGTGAGCAAGACTATACATTTAATTGTGAAGGGAATGTTGGTGTCTTGTTAAAGAAGGCAAAGAAAGCCAAGCAACCCATTCAGCACCCTGGAGCTGACTCTGATGTCAGTTCAGTTAAAAAGTCAGATGATACATTTGAGATGGGATTGCTTGTGAGTTCGTTGATCAGGGGATTGGTCAAGGATACTCTTGCTGCATTAGAAAATAAACTGGATGAGAAGATAAATGATATCTCG gtgGGGATTAAGAGGAAGATTGTGAAGATGAGGGCGATAAAAAAGGGGAAGCATGTAAAGAAAAATACTCTGAGAAGGAGCTCACGTTTAATGCCGAAGGCAGCCAAAGAAATATCAGAGTTACAagagttggagaagaagaaaaaagtgggtTTGGAAGAGCTGATTTCCAGGAGAAAGAAGgcttcaatgaagaagaagccttctttaaatgatgataaagatgaagttGAAGCTGAGCAGGTGGAAATTGGGCACCTGGAGAAGGGTGATATAACATTCATCGAGGGGGACGAGAACTTGGCAACTGAATCCAAAGAAGTTTTTGATAAAGTTATTAGCGATATTATTGAAAAGGTGGATCAGTTGCCAACTGAAACaaccgatgatgatgatgatgcagatAGATTTTATGTTGCCCCCCATGTCGATgagattgttgatgatgatgatcgtcATCTTGATAATCCTTCTGTAGCAATTGAGAAGGGTCACAGTGTTGATATCAAGGTTGATGATAAAGTTGATAATTACCAGTTTGAAGTTGATAACAGTGAACTTAAGGTTGATAACCTTACGTTTATGGTTGACCACACGGTTGCAACGACTTCAGATAAGGTTGATACCAATGAATTTATGGTTGGTATCTCTGAAGTTAAGGTTGATCAACCTGATGAACTGGTTGATGCCTCAGTCGAAGAAATGGTTGATGGGAGTAGTTCAATTGCTAATGAGGAGGATGATACTGATGCGAATAAATTACGTTTGTTGGCAAAGCTTGCAACAGAAGGTCAACAGTATCAGAgcaaaagattgaagaagagggGTTCGTACCAAGTGTCACCATATACTGACCCttccaagaagaagagaaagatccTCCCAGAGTTCAATCCTATTTCAGAGTTTCCTAACGAATGGGAAGTTGAAATGAATGAATTCTTTAAGAATCCCATCAATCATGATAAGACAATTGATCTAAAAACAATTGATGCAAAAAAGGATTGGTTTGATACAATCATCGACCAAAGCAAGTGGCTACTAGACACG CATCTTGACGTTGCATTCGAGTTCATTCGTAAAAGAATGTCTGAGAATACTGATATTTTCAGACAAAAATGTGCGATTATGGATACACCTTTTCAT acaTATCTCAACATCCGTTACAAATTGCACGAAGAGAACAATGAGCCTTCACATTGGGACCGTGATGATCTTCTACTGCATTTTGTTGACGGATCTAAGGAAAATATGGTCTCTTGGTCCAATTTGGATAGGGTTTATTTCCCAATTAATATAACTGCTGATCATTGGGCTGCTGGTGTGATAGACCTTCAAGAAAAGAGGATCATTTGTTATGATTCACTTATCAAGCACACCAGACAGGAGACATTTAGTAATGAAATGAAATCCATTGCAACATTGATCCCCAAGATGCTGAAGCGGGCCAACGTCATCGACGATGAATCTCCATGGACCATAGAGCGTCAACCTGAAGTTCCTCAACAACAAAATGG TTCGGACTGCGGCATGTTCTGTATAAAATTCATAGAGATTCTCTCAGCCGATAAGGACGTGACCATTTTGAAACCTGAGAACATGGGATTTATTAGGAAAAAATTTGCAGTCGAGACATGGAAAATGGGCACGATGAGAATGTAA
- the LOC119998648 gene encoding uncharacterized protein LOC119998648 — MAYKIPINERFGAKVLSFSKLHETISDIRSKLSEDQLTLFRGTCFGTFLQLKNIKWAPQIVHQLLLRQVQSKEDEKKGKLVFLIGGRETSFSIREFNLITGLRCHSLPDISLYLKEMEKSGEPRVGLQNKYFNGSYHISCQELRRTFMQCQDPEDVYKLALVYFVEYVLLGRDVKLLIDVDFLNLVRQI; from the exons ATGGCATACAAGATTCCCATCAACGAGAGATTTGGTGCCaaggttctttctttttcaaagttaCATGAAACAATAAGCGATATTAGGAGTAAGCTGAGCGAAGATCAGCTGACTTTGTTTAGGGGAACCTGTTTTGGTACTTTCTTACAactgaaaaacattaaatgggcTCCACAGATTGTACACCAACTCCTCCTTCGGCAAGTACAATCaaaagaggatgaaaagaaagggaagttgGTGTTTTTGATTGGTGGAAGAGAAACTAGTTTTTCAATAAGGGAATTTAACCTCATAACTGGATTGAGGTGTCATTCCCTACCAGACATCTCATTATatttgaaagagatggagaagtcTGGTGAACCTAGGGTGGGCTTGCAGAATAAGTATTTCAATGGAAGCTATCATATTTCATGCCAAGAGTTACGAAGGACTTTTATGCAGTGCCAAGATCCAGAAGATGTATATAAGTTGGCACTTGTATATTTTGTTGAGTATGTACTCTTAGGTAGAGATGTGAAGctgttgattgatgttgatttctTGAATCTG GTTCGACAAATTTAA
- the LOC119998189 gene encoding putative ubiquitin-like-specific protease 1B: MSENTDIFRQKCAIMDTPFHTYLNIRYKLHEENNEPSHWDRDDLLLHFVDGSKENMVSWSNLDRVYFPINITADHWAAGVIDLQEKRIICYDLLIKHTRQETFSNEMKSIATLIPKMLKRANVIDDESPWTIERQPEVPQQQNGSDCGMFCIKFIEILSADKDVTILKPEDMGFIRKKFAVETWKMGTMRM; encoded by the exons ATGTCTGAGAATACTGATATTTTCAGACAAAAATGTGCGATTATGGATACACCTTTTCAT acaTATCTCAACATCCGTTACAAATTGCACGAAGAGAACAATGAGCCTTCACATTGGGACCGTGATGATCTTCTACTGCATTTTGTTGACGGATCTAAGGAAAATATGGTCTCTTGGTCCAATTTGGATAGGGTTTATTTCCCAATTAATATAACTGCTGATCATTGGGCTGCTGGTGTGATAGACCTTCAAGAAAAGAGGATCATTTGTTATGATTTACTTATCAAGCACACCAGACAGGAGACATTTAGTAATGAAATGAAATCCATTGCAACATTGATCCCCAAGATGCTGAAGCGGGCCAACGTCATCGACGATGAATCTCCATGGACCATAGAGCGTCAACCTGAAGTTCCTCAACAACAAAATGG TTCGGACTGCGGCATGTTCTGTATAAAATTCATAGAGATTCTCTCAGCCGATAAGGACGTGACCATTTTGAAACCTGAGGACATGGGATTTATTAGGAAAAAATTTGCAGTCGAGACATGGAAAATGGGCACGATGAGAATGTAA
- the LOC119998649 gene encoding uncharacterized protein LOC119998649, with protein MEEVSILVRYCGSWEKVGLSYAYKGGKSKGMIIPNDISYNQLLDMVYELTNIDRRTHNIQLKYIFNVHGPTEPVEIEGDRDVHFFVRCNSDKNIPGTSLCISNTDREVYDDDTEVNFELNDDRYDIADTELFEEPDIVGFSRNIDDRNEPQINISEVNANDHTTAQENFSSEGNAGFAGSNSIGASQSCGNMISPVVHDDSYAVLKVGEIFPDKKSLFKKLCMHALHLHFEFKVAKSTKTLFVVRCKVSECKWWLRATRVDDTCFFVIKLYRDEHLSSSCFEFHEARQATGWVVGECIKSKYEGVSCIYKPNDIVKDFQRVHGVSITYGKAWRARESALHSLHGTPEQSFAELPSFFAQLESNNPGTVTHIELDSINRLKYCFMAIGPSLRGFRTCIRPVICVDGTHLKGKYLGTLFVATCLDGNNQVYPLAFGVGDSENDDAWTWFFEKLNGAIESMDSLVFISDRNASIEKSIRRVFPEAIHGACMYHLGQNLKSKKFSDSVIPLFYKAPKSYNKVEFHHIMNQILRFDAGNVFKYLSEAGFEKWSRAYFPGQRRSIALEMKGELTDYYDKVAEERRNRARVMTVEPFSINTFLVKDGDDGGQVDLASKTCSCRVFDIDHIPCIHAFAACRVRKLPIISLCSQYYRTDMLLLAYAEPINPVLNTDANVLTEELRVVLPPETRRKSGRPKKRRIPSSGEQIQKRKCSRCKQDGHNRQTCSEPICLHPSTSAQ; from the exons ATGGAAGAGGTTAGCATATTGGTTCGTTATTGTGGGTCTTGGGAAAAGGTTGGTCTCAGTTATGCATATAAGGGTGGGAAGAGTAAGGGCATGATCATTCCAAATGACATTTCCTACAACCAATTATTGGATATGGTGTACGAATTGACGAATATCGATCGTCGGACACATAACATCCAATTGAAGTATATTTTCAATGTCCATGGTCCAACTGAACCTGTTGAGATTGAAGGTGACAgggatgttcatttttttgtacGATGCAACAGCGACAAGAACATACCTGGGACATCTCTATGCATTTCAAACACTGATAGAGAGgtatatgatgatgatactgAGGTAAATTTTGAGTTAAATGATGATCGATATGATATTGCAGATACAGAATTGTTTGAAGAACCTGACATAGTTGGATTCAGCCGGAACATTGATGATCGTAACGAACCTCAGATAAATATATCAGAAGTTAACGCCAATGATCATACAACTGCCCAGgaaaatttttcttctgaggGTAATGCTGGATTTGCCGGTTCTAATTCAATTGGTGCGTCACAAAGCTGTGGTAATATGATCTCACCTGTTGTACATGATGATTCATATGCTGTTTTGAAAGTCGGAGAAATATTTCCAGACAAGAAGAGCTTGTTTAAAAAGTTATGCATGCATGCGCTTCATTTGCACTTCGAATTCAAAGTGGCAAAATCGACAaaaactctttttgttgttcgATGCAAAGTAAGTGAATGCAAGTGGTGGCTTCGAGCAACGAGAGTTGATGACACTTGTTTTTTCGTCATAAAGTTATATCGTGACGaacatttgtcttcttcttgttttgaatttcatgaAGCTCGTCAAGCAACAGGTTGGGTTGTGGGGGAATGCATTAAGTCTAAATATGAGGGGGTTAGTTGCATTTATAAACCAAATGACATTGTCAAGGATTTTCAGAGAGTGCATGGAGTTTCAATCACTTATGGGAAAGCTTGGAGGGCTAGAGAAAGTGCCCTACATTCATTACATGGTACGCCAGAACAATCTTTTGCTGaacttccctctttttttgcaCAATTGGAATCAAACAATCCAGGAACGGTTACACATATTGAGTTGGATTCTATCAATCGATTGAAATACTGTTTCATGGCCATTGGACCATCATTAAGAGGTTTTCGTACTTGTATAAGACCTGTAATTTGTGTTGATGGAACTCATTTGAAAGGTAAGTATCTTGGAACATTATTTGTTGCCACATGTTTGGATGGAAACAACCAGGTTTATCCTTTGGCTTTTGGAGTAGGGGATTCAGAAAATGATGATGCGTGGACATggttctttgaaaaattgaatggaGCTATTGAAAGCAtggattcacttgtttttatatCGGATAGGAATGCAAGTATTGAAAAAAGTATCCGGAGAGTTTTTCCAGAGGCCATACATGGTGCTTGTATGTATCACCTTGGTCAGAATTTGAAGTCCAAAAAGTTTAGTGATTCCGTCATCCCTCTATTCTACAAGGCACCAAAGTCATACAATAAGGTGGAGTTTCACCATATCATGAATCAAATACTCAGATTCGATGCAGGTAATGTTTTCAAGTATTTAAGTGAAGCTGGTTTTGAGAAATGGTCTAGGGCTTATTTTCCTGGACAACG acgatcaataGCTCTTGAAATGAAAGGTGAACTGACTGACTATTACGATAAAGttgcagaagaaagaaggaatag GGCTAGGGTCATGACTGTGGAGCCTTTTAGTATAAATACTTTTCTTGTtaaagatggtgatgatggaggACAAGTGGATTTGGCCAGCAAGACTTGCTCCTGCAGAGTTTTTGATATTGACCATATACCCTGCATCCACGCCTTTGCAGCATGTAGAGTTAGAAAATTaccaataatttcattgtgttCGCAATATTATCGTACTGATATGCTGCTGCTAGCATACGCAGAACCAATCAACCCTGTCTTGAACACAGACGCTAATGTTCTAACTGAGGAATTGAGAGTTGTCTTACCTCCAGAAACCAGGAGAAAAAGTGGACGACCAAAGAAACGTCGAATTCCATCATCCGGTGagcaaatacaaaaaagaaaatgcagtcGTTGCAAACAAGATGGTCACAACCGTCAAACTTGTAGCGAGCCCATTTGTTTACACCCTAGCACGTCAGCACAATGA